The Toxorhynchites rutilus septentrionalis strain SRP chromosome 3, ASM2978413v1, whole genome shotgun sequence genome includes a region encoding these proteins:
- the LOC129775511 gene encoding nuclear hormone receptor HR78 isoform X2, with the protein MEPHNFDIKPNIQQMKLEPGTQHFGSSLDDKAASLQHLSSLSSMSIELCLVCGDRASGRHYGAISCEGCKGFFKRSIRKQLGYQCRGSMNCEVTKHHRNRCQYCRLQKCLACGMRTVQHERKPIIDKKDGQAGPNPNSKYNPHRNKEYHNEQKASAAAAASYLNIFPGFNLAEFTANLSKRVTKSPPVSSHLSSTNTTPSNPFGSLHSLKPQEERQSSQVDSIAALIGLNSTAAAAVAMSSLGPPQQQQQQPPTLDPPEVPPKPMPSSTHPLPMDTGENTSIEKSLMCNSLEFIQNLEHELNNNVNNNYGIKSELNNGRDDDRDDDCLNFDYGSLELSDSCSSFDIQVPNVLPNYLSAHYVCETGSRLLFATVHWMKKNHLFSMLSDSFQSELLRQTWPELFMIGLAQSSGQLSFNTIMLALIQYMKTMILNKKYGSDIINYLTKYVLLIQEFVTDVQKLNLTDQEFAYMRLLCVFNPDNILQDNVKNQHLAKIQDMILTSLREYYKRKHSRLIASGSEENIRGNDDEDDYYERSHHQQRQHRQNLDQRLVMILMKLPTLRALNSKKDLEDLFFSNLIGQVQIENVLTYILQTNDGAATFASLVRNYASTTMTVGCGGGSQMDSDD; encoded by the exons ATGGAGCCACATAATTTCGATATCAAGCCAAATATACAACAGATGAAACTGGAACCGGGAACgcaacattttggcagtagtctTGATGACAAGGCAGCGAGTCTGCAGCACCTGTCCTCCTTGAGCAGCATGAGCATCGAGTTGTGTCTGGTGTGTGGCGATCGTGCTTCCGGACGACATTATGGCGCCATCAGCTGCGAGGGATGCAAAGGGttcttcaaacggtccattcgCAAACAGCTCGGCTACCAGTGCCGGGGGTCAATGAACTGCGAAGTAACCAAACACCACCGCAACAGGTGTCAATATTGCCGGCTGCAGAAATGCCTCGCTTGCGGAATGCGAA CTGTTCAGCATGAACGCAAGCCCATCATCGATAAAAAAGATGGCCAGGCTGGGCCCAACCCAAACAGCAAATACAATCCCCATCGAAATAAAGAATATCACAATGAGCAGAAAGCGAGTGCTGCTGCGGCTGCTTCATACCTCAACATCTTCCCCGGCTTCAACTTGGCAGAGTTCACCGCCAATTTGAGCAAGCGAGTAACAAAATCTCCTCCAGTGTCATCGCATCTATCCTCCACCAATACAACCCCTTCCAATCCCTTCGGTTCGCTGCATTCCCTCAAACCCCAGGAGGAACGCCAGTCATCTCAGGTGGATTCAATTGCCGCTCTAATCGGTCTGAATTCCACGGCGGCAGCAGCCGTTGCAATGTCGAGTCTCGGTCcaccgcagcagcagcagcagcagccaccAACGCTTGATCCACCGGAAGTTCCACCAAAACCGATGCCCTCCTCAACACACCCCCTGCCGATGGACACGGGGGAAAATACCTCCATAGAGAAGAGTCTGATGTGCAACTCGCTCGAGTTCATCCAGAATCTTGAGCACGAGCTGAACAACAATGTCAATAACAACTACGGCATCAAATCGGAGCTGAACAACGGGCGCGACGACGACCGGGACGATGATTGTCTTAATTTCGACTACGGTAGCCTCGAGCTGTCGGACAGCTGCTCCAGCTTCGACATCCAGGTGCCAAACGTCCTGCCAAACTATCTGAGTGCACACTATGTGTGCGAAACAGGTTCGCGGCTGCTCTTCGCCACCGTGCACTGGATGAAGAAGAATCATCTTTTCTCGATGTTGAG TGATTCGTTCCAGTCAGAATTGCTCCGTCAGACTTGGCCGGAACTGTTCATGATCGGACTAGCCCAAAGCAGCGGTCAGTTGTCGTTCAACACGATCATGCTTGCGTTGATCCAGTATATGAAAACGATGATCCTGAACAAAAAATACGGTAGCGACATCATAAACTATTTAACCAAATACGTCCTGCTGATACAGGAGTTTGTCACCGACGTGCAGAAGCTGAACTTAACGGATCAAGAGTTTGCCTACATGCGACTGCTGTGCGTGTTCAATCCAG ACAACATCCTGCAGGACAACGTCAAAAACCAGCATCTGGCAAAAATACAAGACATGATACTTACCAGCTTGCGGGAGTACTACAAGCGAAAACACAGCCGACTGATAGCCAGCGGAAGCGAGGAAAACATTCGCGGCAACGATGACGAGGATGATTACTACGAGCGAAGCCACCACCAGCAGCGCCAGCACCGGCAAAATCTGGACCAGCGGCTGGTGATGATACTGATGAAGTTACCGACACTGCGTGCCTTGAACTCTAAGAAGGATCTCGAGGATCTCTTCTTCAGCAATCTGATCGGGCAGGTGCAAATCGAGAATGTTCTGACGTACATTCTCCAGACCAACGATGGGGCGGCCACGTTCGCCAGCTTGGTGCGAAACTACGCTTCAACAACCATGACCGTCGGCTGCGGGGGAGGATCCCAGATGGATAGTGACGACTGA
- the LOC129775511 gene encoding nuclear hormone receptor HR78 isoform X3 has protein sequence MKLEPGTQHFGSSLDDKAASLQHLSSLSSMSIELCLVCGDRASGRHYGAISCEGCKGFFKRSIRKQLGYQCRGSMNCEVTKHHRNRCQYCRLQKCLACGMRSDSVQHERKPIIDKKDGQAGPNPNSKYNPHRNKEYHNEQKASAAAAASYLNIFPGFNLAEFTANLSKRVTKSPPVSSHLSSTNTTPSNPFGSLHSLKPQEERQSSQVDSIAALIGLNSTAAAAVAMSSLGPPQQQQQQPPTLDPPEVPPKPMPSSTHPLPMDTGENTSIEKSLMCNSLEFIQNLEHELNNNVNNNYGIKSELNNGRDDDRDDDCLNFDYGSLELSDSCSSFDIQVPNVLPNYLSAHYVCETGSRLLFATVHWMKKNHLFSMLSDSFQSELLRQTWPELFMIGLAQSSGQLSFNTIMLALIQYMKTMILNKKYGSDIINYLTKYVLLIQEFVTDVQKLNLTDQEFAYMRLLCVFNPDNILQDNVKNQHLAKIQDMILTSLREYYKRKHSRLIASGSEENIRGNDDEDDYYERSHHQQRQHRQNLDQRLVMILMKLPTLRALNSKKDLEDLFFSNLIGQVQIENVLTYILQTNDGAATFASLVRNYASTTMTVGCGGGSQMDSDD, from the exons ATGAAACTGGAACCGGGAACgcaacattttggcagtagtctTGATGACAAGGCAGCGAGTCTGCAGCACCTGTCCTCCTTGAGCAGCATGAGCATCGAGTTGTGTCTGGTGTGTGGCGATCGTGCTTCCGGACGACATTATGGCGCCATCAGCTGCGAGGGATGCAAAGGGttcttcaaacggtccattcgCAAACAGCTCGGCTACCAGTGCCGGGGGTCAATGAACTGCGAAGTAACCAAACACCACCGCAACAGGTGTCAATATTGCCGGCTGCAGAAATGCCTCGCTTGCGGAATGCGAAGTGATT CTGTTCAGCATGAACGCAAGCCCATCATCGATAAAAAAGATGGCCAGGCTGGGCCCAACCCAAACAGCAAATACAATCCCCATCGAAATAAAGAATATCACAATGAGCAGAAAGCGAGTGCTGCTGCGGCTGCTTCATACCTCAACATCTTCCCCGGCTTCAACTTGGCAGAGTTCACCGCCAATTTGAGCAAGCGAGTAACAAAATCTCCTCCAGTGTCATCGCATCTATCCTCCACCAATACAACCCCTTCCAATCCCTTCGGTTCGCTGCATTCCCTCAAACCCCAGGAGGAACGCCAGTCATCTCAGGTGGATTCAATTGCCGCTCTAATCGGTCTGAATTCCACGGCGGCAGCAGCCGTTGCAATGTCGAGTCTCGGTCcaccgcagcagcagcagcagcagccaccAACGCTTGATCCACCGGAAGTTCCACCAAAACCGATGCCCTCCTCAACACACCCCCTGCCGATGGACACGGGGGAAAATACCTCCATAGAGAAGAGTCTGATGTGCAACTCGCTCGAGTTCATCCAGAATCTTGAGCACGAGCTGAACAACAATGTCAATAACAACTACGGCATCAAATCGGAGCTGAACAACGGGCGCGACGACGACCGGGACGATGATTGTCTTAATTTCGACTACGGTAGCCTCGAGCTGTCGGACAGCTGCTCCAGCTTCGACATCCAGGTGCCAAACGTCCTGCCAAACTATCTGAGTGCACACTATGTGTGCGAAACAGGTTCGCGGCTGCTCTTCGCCACCGTGCACTGGATGAAGAAGAATCATCTTTTCTCGATGTTGAG TGATTCGTTCCAGTCAGAATTGCTCCGTCAGACTTGGCCGGAACTGTTCATGATCGGACTAGCCCAAAGCAGCGGTCAGTTGTCGTTCAACACGATCATGCTTGCGTTGATCCAGTATATGAAAACGATGATCCTGAACAAAAAATACGGTAGCGACATCATAAACTATTTAACCAAATACGTCCTGCTGATACAGGAGTTTGTCACCGACGTGCAGAAGCTGAACTTAACGGATCAAGAGTTTGCCTACATGCGACTGCTGTGCGTGTTCAATCCAG ACAACATCCTGCAGGACAACGTCAAAAACCAGCATCTGGCAAAAATACAAGACATGATACTTACCAGCTTGCGGGAGTACTACAAGCGAAAACACAGCCGACTGATAGCCAGCGGAAGCGAGGAAAACATTCGCGGCAACGATGACGAGGATGATTACTACGAGCGAAGCCACCACCAGCAGCGCCAGCACCGGCAAAATCTGGACCAGCGGCTGGTGATGATACTGATGAAGTTACCGACACTGCGTGCCTTGAACTCTAAGAAGGATCTCGAGGATCTCTTCTTCAGCAATCTGATCGGGCAGGTGCAAATCGAGAATGTTCTGACGTACATTCTCCAGACCAACGATGGGGCGGCCACGTTCGCCAGCTTGGTGCGAAACTACGCTTCAACAACCATGACCGTCGGCTGCGGGGGAGGATCCCAGATGGATAGTGACGACTGA
- the LOC129775511 gene encoding nuclear hormone receptor HR78 isoform X1, which yields MEPHNFDIKPNIQQMKLEPGTQHFGSSLDDKAASLQHLSSLSSMSIELCLVCGDRASGRHYGAISCEGCKGFFKRSIRKQLGYQCRGSMNCEVTKHHRNRCQYCRLQKCLACGMRSDSVQHERKPIIDKKDGQAGPNPNSKYNPHRNKEYHNEQKASAAAAASYLNIFPGFNLAEFTANLSKRVTKSPPVSSHLSSTNTTPSNPFGSLHSLKPQEERQSSQVDSIAALIGLNSTAAAAVAMSSLGPPQQQQQQPPTLDPPEVPPKPMPSSTHPLPMDTGENTSIEKSLMCNSLEFIQNLEHELNNNVNNNYGIKSELNNGRDDDRDDDCLNFDYGSLELSDSCSSFDIQVPNVLPNYLSAHYVCETGSRLLFATVHWMKKNHLFSMLSDSFQSELLRQTWPELFMIGLAQSSGQLSFNTIMLALIQYMKTMILNKKYGSDIINYLTKYVLLIQEFVTDVQKLNLTDQEFAYMRLLCVFNPDNILQDNVKNQHLAKIQDMILTSLREYYKRKHSRLIASGSEENIRGNDDEDDYYERSHHQQRQHRQNLDQRLVMILMKLPTLRALNSKKDLEDLFFSNLIGQVQIENVLTYILQTNDGAATFASLVRNYASTTMTVGCGGGSQMDSDD from the exons ATGGAGCCACATAATTTCGATATCAAGCCAAATATACAACAGATGAAACTGGAACCGGGAACgcaacattttggcagtagtctTGATGACAAGGCAGCGAGTCTGCAGCACCTGTCCTCCTTGAGCAGCATGAGCATCGAGTTGTGTCTGGTGTGTGGCGATCGTGCTTCCGGACGACATTATGGCGCCATCAGCTGCGAGGGATGCAAAGGGttcttcaaacggtccattcgCAAACAGCTCGGCTACCAGTGCCGGGGGTCAATGAACTGCGAAGTAACCAAACACCACCGCAACAGGTGTCAATATTGCCGGCTGCAGAAATGCCTCGCTTGCGGAATGCGAAGTGATT CTGTTCAGCATGAACGCAAGCCCATCATCGATAAAAAAGATGGCCAGGCTGGGCCCAACCCAAACAGCAAATACAATCCCCATCGAAATAAAGAATATCACAATGAGCAGAAAGCGAGTGCTGCTGCGGCTGCTTCATACCTCAACATCTTCCCCGGCTTCAACTTGGCAGAGTTCACCGCCAATTTGAGCAAGCGAGTAACAAAATCTCCTCCAGTGTCATCGCATCTATCCTCCACCAATACAACCCCTTCCAATCCCTTCGGTTCGCTGCATTCCCTCAAACCCCAGGAGGAACGCCAGTCATCTCAGGTGGATTCAATTGCCGCTCTAATCGGTCTGAATTCCACGGCGGCAGCAGCCGTTGCAATGTCGAGTCTCGGTCcaccgcagcagcagcagcagcagccaccAACGCTTGATCCACCGGAAGTTCCACCAAAACCGATGCCCTCCTCAACACACCCCCTGCCGATGGACACGGGGGAAAATACCTCCATAGAGAAGAGTCTGATGTGCAACTCGCTCGAGTTCATCCAGAATCTTGAGCACGAGCTGAACAACAATGTCAATAACAACTACGGCATCAAATCGGAGCTGAACAACGGGCGCGACGACGACCGGGACGATGATTGTCTTAATTTCGACTACGGTAGCCTCGAGCTGTCGGACAGCTGCTCCAGCTTCGACATCCAGGTGCCAAACGTCCTGCCAAACTATCTGAGTGCACACTATGTGTGCGAAACAGGTTCGCGGCTGCTCTTCGCCACCGTGCACTGGATGAAGAAGAATCATCTTTTCTCGATGTTGAG TGATTCGTTCCAGTCAGAATTGCTCCGTCAGACTTGGCCGGAACTGTTCATGATCGGACTAGCCCAAAGCAGCGGTCAGTTGTCGTTCAACACGATCATGCTTGCGTTGATCCAGTATATGAAAACGATGATCCTGAACAAAAAATACGGTAGCGACATCATAAACTATTTAACCAAATACGTCCTGCTGATACAGGAGTTTGTCACCGACGTGCAGAAGCTGAACTTAACGGATCAAGAGTTTGCCTACATGCGACTGCTGTGCGTGTTCAATCCAG ACAACATCCTGCAGGACAACGTCAAAAACCAGCATCTGGCAAAAATACAAGACATGATACTTACCAGCTTGCGGGAGTACTACAAGCGAAAACACAGCCGACTGATAGCCAGCGGAAGCGAGGAAAACATTCGCGGCAACGATGACGAGGATGATTACTACGAGCGAAGCCACCACCAGCAGCGCCAGCACCGGCAAAATCTGGACCAGCGGCTGGTGATGATACTGATGAAGTTACCGACACTGCGTGCCTTGAACTCTAAGAAGGATCTCGAGGATCTCTTCTTCAGCAATCTGATCGGGCAGGTGCAAATCGAGAATGTTCTGACGTACATTCTCCAGACCAACGATGGGGCGGCCACGTTCGCCAGCTTGGTGCGAAACTACGCTTCAACAACCATGACCGTCGGCTGCGGGGGAGGATCCCAGATGGATAGTGACGACTGA
- the LOC129775512 gene encoding U4/U6.U5 tri-snRNP-associated protein 2, producing the protein MSDSKRKTSNQGYSSIPDKRTKLEEVNSDEDEVVHITKPRVPDPALLKRSKQCPYLDTINRHLLDFDFEKLCSVSLTRINVYACLVCGKYFQGRGTNTHAYTHSVAESHHVFLNLSTLKFYCLPDNYEIIDSSLDDIKYVLNPVFTLKDIKNLDKEDHKMSRTVDGTLYAPGVVGMNNIKANDYCNVILQSLSHVKPIRDFFLIEKNYANTKRPPGDTAFTLVQRFGELLRKLWNPRNFKAHVSPHEMLQAVVLWSSKKFQITEQGDPIEFLSWFLHSLHKQLRGNKDRNSSVINRTFLGEMIIYTRKLPPTELDDVQKQLLLATDEYQEKQETSTFLYLTCDLPATPLFIDEFRENIIPQVNLYQLLAKFNSVSEKEYKTYKENFLKRFEITRLPKFVILYIKRFTKNTFFLEKNPTIVNFPVKNIDFGDILTDENKQRHTQTKYNLVANIVHDGDPKSGTYRCHILQKSTNQWYEMQDLHVTSILPPMITLTEAYIQIYEQQDEDEKEDPRHS; encoded by the exons ATGTCTGATAGCAAAAGGAAAACATCGAATCAAG GCTACTCCTCAATACCGGATAAACGAACTAAACTGGAGGAGGTCAACTCCGATGAAGATGAGGTTGTACACATCACTAAACCAAGGGTTCCTGATCCGGCGCTGCTCAAACGGTCGAAGCAGTGTCCCTATCTGGACACCATCAATCGACACTTGCTCGATTTCGACTTCGAGAAACTGTGTTCGGTTTCACTGACGAGGATAAACGTTTACGCCTGTCTGGTTTGTGGAAAGTATTTCCAAGGAAGGGGCACAAACACCCACGCGTATACGCATTCGGTGGCCGAATCGCACCATGTATTTCTGAACTTGTCCACACTGAAGTTTTACTGCCTGCCGGACAACTATGAAATCATCGACTCGTCGCTGGATGATATTAAGTATGTGCTCAATCCGGTTTTCACCTTGAAAGATATCAAAAACTTAGATAAGGAAGACCACAAAATGTCGCGAACGGTTGACGGAACGCTCTACGCGCCGGGGGTTGTCGGAATGAACAATATCAAGGCGAATGATTACTGCAATGTGATTTTGCAAtcgctgtcgcatgtcaagccGATCCGCGATTTCTTCCTGATCGAGAAAAATTACGCCAACACCAAGAGACCTCCGGGGGATACGGCATTTACGCTGGTGCAACGATTCGGCGAATTGCTTCGCAAGTTGTGGAACCCTCGCAATTTTAAGGCCCATGTTTCTCCGCACGAAATGCTGCAAGCGGTTGTGTTGTGGAGCAGTAAAAAGTTCCAGATCACTGAGCAAGGGGATCCAATTGAGTTTTTGTCGTGGTTCTTGCACAGTTTGCACAAGCAGTTACGAGGAAATAAGGATCGGAACTCTTCGGTCATAAATCGAACGTTCTTGGGGGAGATGATAATTTATACCAGAAAGTTGCCGCCAACGGAACTGGATGATGTGCAGAAGCAGCTGCTACTGGCGACCGATGAGTACCAGGAGAAACAGGAAACTTCGACCTTCCTCTATCTGACGTGCGATTTACCGGCCACGCCTCTGTTTATCGACGAGTTCAGGGAGAATATTATTCCTCAGGTTAATCTGTACCAGTTGCTGGCGAAGTTCAACTCGGTGTCCGAGAAGGAGTACAAAACATACAAGGAGAATTTCCTCAAGCGTTTCGAAATAACACGGCTGCCCAAGTTCGTGATACTGTACATCAAGCGGTTCACCAAGAATACCTTCTTCCTGGAGAAGAACCCAACGATCGTCAATTTTCCGGTGAA GAACATAGACTTCGGCGATATTCTCACCGATGAGAACAAACAGCGTCATACGCAAACAAAGTACAATCTGGTGGCGAACATCGTGCACGATGGCGATCCGAAGTCTGGCACCTACCGGTGCCATATTTTACAGAAAAGTACCAACCAGTGGTACGAAATGCAGGACTTACATGTCACCAGTATTCTGCCGCCGATGATTACGTTAACAGAAGCGTACATTCAAATCTATGAACAACAGGACGAAGATGAAAAAGAGGATCCTCGACATTCGTAG